A genome region from Nicotiana tabacum cultivar K326 chromosome 13, ASM71507v2, whole genome shotgun sequence includes the following:
- the LOC107783801 gene encoding SEC12-like protein 1 isoform X1: MDGGDATVEWKVTCASWIKRPENAHLVVIAKSNGTSSSSLEIFSFDPITASLSTSPKATYVFEESGNAVCIAVHPTGDDFVCSTTTGCKLFELYGHEDNIKFVCKEFPLKDVGPQKCMAFSVDGSKLATGGVDGHFRLFEWPTMRIIVDEPKAHKSFRDMDFSLDSEFLASTSTDGAARIWKTSDGVPVTLTRNSDENIELCRFSKDGTKPFLFTTIQKGNKTLMAVWDISTWKKIGHKSLLKKPTSIMSISLDGKYLALGSKDGDVCVIEVKKMEISSLHRRVHLGTNITSLEFCPSERVALTTSSQWGAMVTKLNVPADWKEWQIYLLLLALFLASAVLFYVFFENSDSFWNFPDPSSRPKIETVHTDPTSDDWSSFGPVDL; encoded by the exons ATGGACGGCGGTGATGCTACGGTGGAATGGAAGGTGACGTGTGCATCTTGGATCAAACGGCCAGAAAATGCGCATCTGGTGGTGATTGCTAAGTCTAACGGAACTTCCTCCTCTTCGCTCGAGATTTTCTCCTTCGATCCCATCACTGCTTCTCTTTCTACTTCTCCCAAG GCGACATATGTATTTGAGGAAAGTGGTAATGCGGTGTGCATTGCAGTACATCCAACTGGGGACGACTTTGTGTGCTCCACTACCACTGGTTGCAA GTTGTTTGAGTTATATGGTCATGAAGataatataaaatttgtatgcaAGGAGTTTCCTCTCAAAGATGTTGGTCCACAAAAATGCATGGCCTTTAGTGTTGATGGTTCCAAATTAGCCACTGGCGGAGTT GATGGACATTTCAGACTTTTTGAGTGGCCTACCATGCGCATTATTGTGGATGAACCTAAAGCTCACAAGTCATTCAGAGACATGGATTTCAG CTTAGATTCAGAGTTCTTAGCTTCCACATCCACAGATGGTGCCGCCAGAATATGGAAGACAAGCGACGGTGTTCCAGTAACTTTAACACGAAATTCA GATGAGAATATTGAGCTCTGCAGGTTCTCTAAAGACGGTACAAAACCGTTTTTGTTCACTACTATTCAGAAAG GCAATAAGACGTTGATGGCAGTTTGGGACATCAGTACATGGAAGAAAATTGGACATAAAAGCCTGTTAAAAAAGCCAACTTCCATTATGTCAATTAGTTTGGATGGGAAATATCTTGCATT GGGAAGCAAAGATGGTGATGTCTGTGTTATTGAAGTGAAAAAGATGGAGATCTCCTCTTTGCACAGGAGAGTGCACTTGGGTACTAATATTACTTCTTTGGAGTTTTGTCCTAGTGAAAG GGTTGCTCTTACCACTTCCTCTCAATGGGGAGCAATGGTGACAAAGTTAAATGTCCCAGCTGATTGGAAAG AGTGGCAGATTTATCTATTACTCTTGGCATTATTTTTGGCATCAGCTGTCTTATTTTACGTGTTCTTCGAGAATTCTGATTCTTTCTGGAACTTTCCTGATCCATCTTCAAGACCAAAGATTGAAACTGTCCATACAGATCCAACATCTGATGACTGGAGCAGCTTTGGACCTGTAGATTTGTAA
- the LOC107783800 gene encoding putative disease resistance protein At4g27220 — translation MVFHRDKKRWSLLTSLLNNTYHRRQNKSFKGKFGDFVTKMEANEAGESFFTTKLFGQETKRTCERIWRCLKKDKVTSIGIYGVKGVGKTTLAKLINHLLQQKTQYQVFWINISQESSIRELQSDIAAAIGLDLLEEEDEEKRATALHDSFKGKKDFVLILDDVLEDIPLKMLGNPLKVEGGRLIVTSCLLETCRKMGCQRKFGVKKLEEEESWSFFIEKLGNEKVVIHQEVEGMAKSVVNSCGGLPLRIITIAKSLKGLELDGVNQWKKALENIIQESLKGENNDVIEMLLYSFNCLKEQNLQQCFLYCCLYPEDEKIPKDKLISRFILEGLIDTKETREAEFEEGYEILSRLESVCLLESAIDNKGNQCVKMHNLIRDMAMRIIYKNPMFMVKAGVQLNDAPKEDEWLENLDKASLMRNEIAEIPAGTSAKCPRLTTLMLQQNYHLLKIPDSFFEHMKALRVLDLGYTCIEKLPDSVSDLENLTALLLAFCWNLRSMPTLEKLEALQELDLSGTGIQTLPVALETLLNLKCLNLHAMRWLEKIPIGILPQISSLQCLVLSHHIDVEGEELEELKELEEFQGRFSNVQDFNQFINAQENEGCLRFYRILVGQYDGLGPMTQIQFNHNRFSDKLVKCYGLGKEDEVLLLPQDIEHLKIESCNNFSGCLSEHLPRLYDSKDLKYFKVRWCNKLEYLMRIEVSEESVIFHSLEHLDLLELHSFVGIFDDWKTSLRASISVSIFSCLRMIRIERCHSIKKLFPIGLCSNMQNLERIYVLSCSQIEEIIADENDGIVVLPTLTRIYLWSLPELKSICNGKMDCNSIKKVSIKECGKLRKLPFFFSSQEEDEKFTIPSTLKEIAIHSSDKEWWESLEWDNPNTRNELQPFVKYWGGSSTLVPGSSELGTFDG, via the exons ATGGTTTTTCACAGAGACAAAAAAAGATGGTCTCTCTTGACCTCTTTGCTTAACAACACTTATCATCGGAGACAAAACAAAAGTTTTAAG GGGAAATTTGGAGATTTTGTGACCAAAATGGAAGCAAATGAAGCAGGGGAGTCATTTTTCACAACAAAGCTATTTGGTCAAGAAACCAAGAGAACGTGTGAAAGAATTTGGAGATGCTTAAAGAAAGACAAAGTTACAAGCATTGGTATATATGGAGTTAAAGGGGTTGGAAAAACAACCTTAGCCAAGCTAATAAATCATCTTCTCCAACAAAAAACTCAATACCAAGTTTTTTGGATAAACATTTCTCAAGAAAGCAGCATCAGGGAATTACAAAGTGATATTGCTGCAGCAATTGGATTGGATCTtttagaggaagaagatgaagagaagAGAGCGACAGCGTTACACGACTCGTTCAAAGGGAAAAAAGATTTTGTTCTAATATTGGATGATGTATTGGAAGATATACCTTTAAAGATGTTAGGAAATCCTTTAAAAGTTGAAGGGGGAAGGTTGATAGTAACAAGTTGTTTGCTCGAAACGTGTCGAAAAATGGGATGTCAAAGGAAATTTGGAGTGAAaaaactagaagaagaagaatcttGGAGCTTTTTTATAGAAAAACTTGGAAATGAGAAAGTAGTAATTCatcaagaagtagaaggaatGGCGAAGTCTGTAGTAAATAGTTGTGGTGGCCTTCCACTTAGGATAATTACAATAGCTAAAAGCCTAAAAGGGTTGGAATTGGATGGTGTTAATCAATGGAAAAAGGCCTTGGAAAATATTATTCAAGAATCTTTAAAAGGGGAAAACAATGATGTTATAGAAATGTTGCTATATAGTTTTAATTGTTTGAAGGAACAAAACTTACAACAATGTttcttgtattgttgtttgtatCCAGAAGATGAGAAAATTCCAAAGGATAAATTGATAAGTAGGTTCATTTTAGAGGGACTAATCGATACAAAAGAGACTCGCGAGGCAGAGTTTGAGGAGGGATATGAGATATTGAGCAGATTGGAAAGTGTTTGTTTGTTGGAAAGTGCCATAGATAACAAAGGTAATCAATGTGTGAAAATGCACAATTTGATTAGAGACATGGCAATGAGGATCATTTATAAAAATCCTATGTTTATGGTAAAAGCTGGAGTTCAACTGAATGATGCACCAAAGGAAGATGAATGGCTGGAAAATTTGGACAAG GCATCGCTAATGAGGAACGAGATAGCTGAAATTCCAGCAGGAACATCAGCTAAGTGTCCTAGGCTGACAACCTTGATGTTGCAGCAGAATTATCACTTGTTGAAAATTCCAGATTCTTTCTTCGAGCACATGAAGGCGTTACGTGTTCTTGATTTAGGTTACACTTGCATTGAGAAGTTGCCTGATTCTGTATCAGACTTGGAAAATCTCACTGCTCTCTTGCTTGCATTTTGTTGGAACCTAAGGTCAATGCCAACCTTGGAAAAACTCGAGGCTTTGCAAGAATTGGACTTGAGTGGCACTGGGATTCAGACTCTGCCAGTAGCCCTTGAGACTTTGTTGAACCTCAAATGCCTTAATTTGCATGCAATGCGTTGGCTCGAGAAAATACCAATTGGGATATTGCCTCAAATCTCCTCTCTCCAATGCCTAGTGTTATCGCATCATATAGACGTAGAAGGTGAGGAACTAGAGGAGCTAAAAGAGTTGGAAGAATTTCAAGGTAGGTTCTCTAATGTTCAAGATTTCAACCAATTCATTAATGCTCAAGAAAATGAGGGATGTCTTAGGTTTTATAGAATATTAGTAGGTCAATATGATGGTTTAGGACCAATGACACAAATCCAATTCAATCATAACAGATTTTCTGATAAATTAGTCAAGTGTTATGGACTTGGGAAAGAAGATGAAGTGTTATTGCTTCCACAGGATATTGAGCATTTGAAAATTGAGAGCTGCAATAACTTCAGTGGCTGTCTTTCAGAACATTTGCCCCGTCTTTATGATTCTAAAGATTTAAAGTACTTCAAAGTTCGTTGGTGCAACAAACTGGAGTACCTCATGAGGATAGAAGTGAGCGAAGAATCTGTCATATTTCATTCTCTCGAGCATCTTGATCTTCTTGAATTGCATAgttttgttggtatatttgatgaCTGGAAAACAAGTTTAAGAGCTTCAATTTCAGTAAGTATCTTTTCTTGCCTTAGAATGATACGAATCGAGAGATGTCACAGTATCAAGAAGCTATTTCCAATTGGTTTATGCTCAAACATGCAAAATCTTGAGAGAATATATGTCCTCTCCTGTAGTCAAATAGAGGAAATAATTGCAGATGAAAATGATGGAATCGTCGTCCTTCCTACATTGACGAGGATTTACTTATGGTCTTTGCCTGAATTGAAAAGCATATGCAATGGAAAAATGGATTGTAACTCAATCAAGAAAGTGTCAATAAAGGAATGTGGTAAGTTAAGGAAAttgcctttctttttttcttcccaAGAAGAAGATGAGAAATTTACCATTCCTTCAACTCTTAAAGAAATTGCTATACATTCAAGTGATAAAGAATGGTGGGAATCTTTGGAATGGGATAATCCAAACACCAGAAATGAGCTTCAGCCCTTTGTTAAATATTG GGGCGGATCCAGCACTTTAGTGCCAGGTTCATCTGAACTCGGCACTTTCGACGGGTAG
- the LOC107783801 gene encoding SEC12-like protein 1 isoform X2, translated as MDGGDATVEWKVTCASWIKRPENAHLVVIAKSNGTSSSSLEIFSFDPITASLSTSPKATYVFEESGNAVCIAVHPTGDDFVCSTTTGCKLFELYGHEDNIKFVCKEFPLKDVGPQKCMAFSVDGSKLATGGVDGHFRLFEWPTMRIIVDEPKAHKSFRDMDFSLDSEFLASTSTDGAARIWKTSDGVPVTLTRNSDENIELCRFSKDGTKPFLFTTIQKGNKTLMAVWDISTWKKIGHKSLLKKPTSIMSISLDGKYLALGSKDGDVCVIEVKKMEISSLHRRVHLGTNITSLEFCPSERCINGPVTATDY; from the exons ATGGACGGCGGTGATGCTACGGTGGAATGGAAGGTGACGTGTGCATCTTGGATCAAACGGCCAGAAAATGCGCATCTGGTGGTGATTGCTAAGTCTAACGGAACTTCCTCCTCTTCGCTCGAGATTTTCTCCTTCGATCCCATCACTGCTTCTCTTTCTACTTCTCCCAAG GCGACATATGTATTTGAGGAAAGTGGTAATGCGGTGTGCATTGCAGTACATCCAACTGGGGACGACTTTGTGTGCTCCACTACCACTGGTTGCAA GTTGTTTGAGTTATATGGTCATGAAGataatataaaatttgtatgcaAGGAGTTTCCTCTCAAAGATGTTGGTCCACAAAAATGCATGGCCTTTAGTGTTGATGGTTCCAAATTAGCCACTGGCGGAGTT GATGGACATTTCAGACTTTTTGAGTGGCCTACCATGCGCATTATTGTGGATGAACCTAAAGCTCACAAGTCATTCAGAGACATGGATTTCAG CTTAGATTCAGAGTTCTTAGCTTCCACATCCACAGATGGTGCCGCCAGAATATGGAAGACAAGCGACGGTGTTCCAGTAACTTTAACACGAAATTCA GATGAGAATATTGAGCTCTGCAGGTTCTCTAAAGACGGTACAAAACCGTTTTTGTTCACTACTATTCAGAAAG GCAATAAGACGTTGATGGCAGTTTGGGACATCAGTACATGGAAGAAAATTGGACATAAAAGCCTGTTAAAAAAGCCAACTTCCATTATGTCAATTAGTTTGGATGGGAAATATCTTGCATT GGGAAGCAAAGATGGTGATGTCTGTGTTATTGAAGTGAAAAAGATGGAGATCTCCTCTTTGCACAGGAGAGTGCACTTGGGTACTAATATTACTTCTTTGGAGTTTTGTCCTAGTGAAAG GTGCATAAATGGACCAGTTACAGCAACTGATTATTGA